One part of the Paroedura picta isolate Pp20150507F chromosome 5, Ppicta_v3.0, whole genome shotgun sequence genome encodes these proteins:
- the LOC143837236 gene encoding uncharacterized protein LOC143837236, with product MIRCTLHLPPPFCSATSKSNMESSSQASSVPATGRGPTWRDAEIRDLIGIFSEEKIQDAFQSSHRNREVFEQVAIKMRALGHNRTGLECRSKTKTMRAEYMRAVNHNKGSGNEKVTCPYFEEQRQLYGDGEGSGRPKRVGRSLKVVRKPAAPVEEPPAEEDPGEGTSSSFRPPPPVQQRAAESVTLDLIAIVPGEPEEAPEQTPLASGK from the coding sequence atgatccgttgcaccctgcacctcccaccaccattttgctcagctactagcaaaagcaacatggaatcgtcttctcaagcctcgtccgtccctgcaaccggccgtggcccaacttggagggacgcggagatcagggacctgatcgggattttctcggaggagaaaatccaggacgcgttccagtcctcccacaggaatagggaggtttttgaacaagtggctattaagatgcgcgccctgggccacaacaggaccggccttgaatgccggtcgaagaccaagacaatgagggcagagtacatgcgtgccgtgaaccataataagggttccggcaacgaaaaggtaacctgcccctacttcgaggagcagcgccagctgtacggggacggggaaggatccggcaggccgaagcgcgtcggccggagccttaaggtggttcggaagccggctgccccggtcgaggaaccacccgctgaggaggatcccggcgagggaacctcctccagctttcgccctccaccccccgtccagcaacgagccgcggaatcggtaacgctggacctgatcgccatcgttcctggggagccagaggaggctcctgagcaaacgccccttgcctccggtaagtga